In Channa argus isolate prfri chromosome 15, Channa argus male v1.0, whole genome shotgun sequence, the DNA window GCTGAAAGACTACTACCGCCACCAGCTGGGGAAATCCGGCCTGGATGCGGCCCCGCGCCTCATTAGCCGACGTCGTAGGGACAACTTCAGAGAACTGGTCACCGCTCCAGAGCTGATCAGAAAGGTGGTGAAGTCAGTGGAGCTGCAGCGGAGGCTGACGAGGCGATCGAAGGAGAGGAAGCAGCTGCTGGCTGCGGTGAAAGAGGGAATGAAAGAGTTTGTGCACATGTACATGGGTGAGCACGAGACAAAGTGCACAGAGGAAGTGAAAGGATGATAGATTTAGGCAGAGCTGAAAACATTAGAGGTGGAAGAAATAATCAGATCCCAGTGAAAAATGACCCAAACAAAAGTCCTGCATTTTCTCCCTTAGTTAAATTATGAACAGTAGCTCTAATCAGATTAGACTCGATTACAATACGATtcaaacgacaacaaaattacaaaaacatttccaaaagagGCACAATGTGTCCAATGACTTCCCATGTCTGTGTCTATGTACCTGTGTTCTCATTATCATCAGTACAATAAAGTACTATGCTCTCAGAGAAAGTACACTAAAGTTACTCAGTTAACCAGCTACTAACCAGCTCTGGCTGCCTTTCAGATTGCCCCCCCATCATACCTCGATGCATGTGGGGTGCAGAGGCGTACAAAGGGACCCCCACCAacctgtctcttcctctctccttcctgtACATCCACCACACCCACACGCCGGGTCAGCCCTGCCTCAGCTTCCAGCAGTGCTCTGCAGACATGCGCTCCATGCAGCGCTTCCACCAGGTGGACCGAGGCTGGGACGACATAGGCTACAGGTAAACGCCCTCCGACACAAACACCGACACGGTTGACATTGTGCAGCAGCTAAGCTCCTCTGGGCTCCTGCAGCTTCGTCGCTGGCTCCGATGGGTTCATCTACGAGGGCCGAGGCTGGCACTGGCGGGGCGCTCACACCCTGGGGCACAACTCTGTGGGCTACGGCGTCTCCTTCATCGGGGACTACAACAGCAGCCTGCCGTCCCAGCATTCAATGGGGCTGGTGAGGGATCAGCTGGCGGCCTGCGCTGTGGGCAGGGGCCGGCTGAGCGCCAGCTTCACCCTGCAGGGTCACAGACAGGTGGTGAACACGGCCTGCCCCGGAGAAGCTCTGTACCAAGAGATCCAAGGCTGGAAACACTGGGGGGTAAGCAGGAGAGCTGAGATTAATCGGTTGATTATTTTCCGATTAAGCAAGTTTTCATTTTCCAATTAATCATTGAAACACTTAATTTGCTCAATAAAGAtgtaaattaaatcattttttatatATCAATATTTTGTTCATTGACCTGCTCTTTAAACAGAAACTAGATCAGTCTTTACTggtgatctgtgttttacagaccaGTTCATTGAAGTTAAAGAAAGTGATTCAATAtacaacagcaaaataagtcaaacatTAGCAGAGCTCCATGTTATGTCCGTAGTTCCTACGTCCTGGAACTCATCAACCTTTCACTAATGTAGAGGTGAATCTACGTCAATACGTACATTGTCATATCGTATGTACATGCGTGTACGCACGATTTCTGTTGACGCGTCCTCCCACCCAGAGGTTGGACACAGCTATAATTTGTTATGCAGAggaattgtgaaaaataaaatgatcctaCGTTCTTTGAGCGTCACACATCACACAGAAGAAAACACTGATTCTCCAAAGATTCTCCTTCTAAACTGTCCTGAACCACATCAGAAGTGGACAGTAGAGAGACCTCAGCTCGTTGTCTTCAGTCTCACAATCAGGTCTGATCTGAAGCTGCTTCACTGCAGGAAACAGTGAAAGCAGAGGAAGTTGGAGGCGTTCTGGAGACGCTGTCTCAGGATCATGATCCAGACCCTCTAAAAGCACCAGGAACGGAAGAGAAGTCCTGACCTTGATCCAGCTGAAGGTGTTAGAGGAGAAGGAGgctaaaataatataaaaaggttAAATGTTGCCGTAAAAGAAGCAGAGATCAGAGAAAACTCTAACATGGCCACTGCATCACTACACAATAATATATCAGACACAAAACAAGTACTTTTACTCCTTATGAGTGAGTACAATGTGCTGATTGaacttgtttttatgtgtattcGTTGTTATACTACTTGTTTTCCTTATGTCAGTGAGGTGAATACTTCACCTTTTCActaactttattttctttctttcaggaggtcaagaaagaaaaaccatcAGCGTGACAATAAGACCAGCTGCACAATAAACGTTTGTCTCACTCTCAGCTGctgctttctctttgtctctttttaccCAAGCTGCATAAATATTGTGTGATTGAGAAAAGGTTTAGAAGCCGATGAGActaatacacacataaaaataaaaccttaataaaacaattaaaagtgGCTTCATTTCAGGTTTTGTTGAACTAGCTTTACTAACTTTACTTAACACAGTAAACCAGAAGGTATCgtatacatttcttttactgCAGTTATCCAGAGCACGAACTGGTAATGTGCATGAATTTGTTGTTTACTTTGGTGTGTTGAGGTCTAAATATTCCCATTTTTAGCAGAATATTGTGACATGTCAATGTGACTTGTTTGTCAGCGGCTGGTCATTAGGTCAGAGCCTTCACTACTTTCCAGCAGAGGGAAAGAGACGTTTAATGGAAGCGTCAGCTTCGATAAGGACTGAGATAAGACTTTTACAAACAGGatgctgtctctgtgttttgacCATGTCCACCAGGTGTCTCTACCGGGAACTACTGTCAGTAGTTACAGTAACCTGGGTATGTGGTTTGTCCTGTGGACgtttctttcatttcacactTTGTTGCTGACTAAAGTTAAAAAGACTACAGGTACAAACACCACATGTCCACATCCCAGTGTTTCTGCACTTGGCTTCATCCACATTAGAACATTAATAAAACGGAAGCAGGTCATTCTTCTTCTACTGAACACACCTGGAGGACTGACGGCCAAGCCAGGCACACaaaaccacagaagaagaaactgtGCACTGTCTGTGGTTGAGCATTGTTGTTATCACCGTGTGAACAGATGtttttctgcactgctgctgctgcagacagTCCTCATCAAGTTTAGTTGCTGCCCATGTTTTACTCAGACAGGCAATAAAACGGACGGTGGCTTTAAACCTGCAGTTGATGAGGACCAGAGACGGGGCTAAGGTGACCACAGAGACCCACACAGACTGTAGCTCCTAAAGTCACA includes these proteins:
- the pglyrp6 gene encoding peptidoglycan recognition protein 6, with the protein product MDPGCWTLTLSLTVLFASTYTQASLSGHMDDFITAVQQVEDKAPHLEPVAVLQMLRRAAGIKDAAVQPFLGVANSSGPELDAALREYIKNYVHHRVTDGGTEEGVVLTPDGTTVALRPLLLGLEAGLLSRSRGRVRGLYQLTLTNDLSLSLSSPLTRRLGSDGCWDSLTSPRVFTLSDAPSLLTTAQVNGGMDGVVLGMEVTARRPAKLSRLLKDYYRHQLGKSGLDAAPRLISRRRRDNFRELVTAPELIRKVVKSVELQRRLTRRSKERKQLLAAVKEGMKEFVHMYMDCPPIIPRCMWGAEAYKGTPTNLSLPLSFLYIHHTHTPGQPCLSFQQCSADMRSMQRFHQVDRGWDDIGYSFVAGSDGFIYEGRGWHWRGAHTLGHNSVGYGVSFIGDYNSSLPSQHSMGLVRDQLAACAVGRGRLSASFTLQGHRQVVNTACPGEALYQEIQGWKHWGEVKKEKPSA